The following nucleotide sequence is from Microbulbifer sp. A4B17.
CGGCCAACTTGGACGCCGACTCCACTCAAGTAGTAGAGCAATGGCTGACGGGGCTCATTGAAAAACACAGGCTGCCTACGATTTGGGTAGCTCATAGCCAGGAGCAGATTCGAAGGGTAGCTCACCGCCACTTGGCCATTGTTAATAACCAACTGGAAGAACAGGACGTCCATCAATGAGTGTGATCGACCTATCCTGGTGGCAATTATCATTAGCGGCGGGGCTGGTGTTAGCCCTGGCTGTTTGTACTCATATCGCACGTCTACAGTTGAGTCGATCTCTGGTCATTGCCGCCCTGCGTACAGCAATTCAGCTAACGCTGGTCGGGCTTGTACTGGAAACCCTATTTGCAGTTGGCACCTTGCTTTGGATCGGACTGCTGGCCATGGCAATGCTGTTATTTGCCGGACAACAGGTGGCTGCCCGACAAAAGTATCGCCTGCGCGGAGGCTGGAGCTTTGCTATTGGCACCCTATCAATGCTGGTGTCCGCTTTCAGTATCACTATTTTAAGTTTGGCCGTACTTATTGGCCCCACTCCTTGGTATCAACCACAGTATTCCATTCCACTTTTAGGCATGCTGCTGGGAAACACAATGACTGGCGTCGCTCTGAGCCTGGACCGCTTGACTGAGAGTATGCGGCGCTCACGGGATATCATTGAGAATCGCCTGATGCTGGGACAGACCTGGCAACTAGCCAGCCTGGAATTCCGGCGGGATGCGATGCGCGCAGGGATGATGCCAACCATCAACTCAATGGCTGCCGCTGGCATAGTATTCTTACCAGGGATGATGACAGGGCAGATTCTTTCTGGTACTTCTCCCACAATTGCCGTGAAATATCAGATTCTTATTCTCTTTGCGATTGCATCAGGTACTGGCTTCG
It contains:
- the fetB gene encoding iron export ABC transporter permease subunit FetB, translated to MSVIDLSWWQLSLAAGLVLALAVCTHIARLQLSRSLVIAALRTAIQLTLVGLVLETLFAVGTLLWIGLLAMAMLLFAGQQVAARQKYRLRGGWSFAIGTLSMLVSAFSITILSLAVLIGPTPWYQPQYSIPLLGMLLGNTMTGVALSLDRLTESMRRSRDIIENRLMLGQTWQLASLEFRRDAMRAGMMPTINSMAAAGIVFLPGMMTGQILSGTSPTIAVKYQILILFAIASGTGFGTFLAVALASRQMFDKRERLRTDRLIKNA